The genomic DNA CATCGATCTCGCCTCGACCCTGGTCGAATTCAAGAGCAAGGCGGTCCTTCCGCAGGCCGACGACGAACAGGAAGAAGAGGTCCTCGAAGACCCTCAGGAAGAGCTTGTCGAGCGGTTGTTGGAGTACAAGCGATTCCGCGACGCGTCGAGCATCTTGGACGAGATGGGAGAGCAGTGGCAGCAGCGGTATCCGCGGATCGCCGACGATCTTCCCCCCCGACAGATCGATCCCGGCGACCAACCGATCGCCGATCTGGAACTGTGGGATCTGGTCAGTGCTTTTGGCCGGATCATGCGCGAATCCTCGGGGCCCCCGCCAACACAAGTCGTCTACGACGACACGCCGATCCACGTCTACATGCAACGCATCCACGAACAATTGCTGAAGGTCGACGAGGTTCGCTT from Rosistilla oblonga includes the following:
- a CDS encoding segregation and condensation protein A; this encodes MTFRIDLPAYRGPLDLLLYLVRRSELDITTMSLANVVDQYLEYLEVLQDLDVNGVGDFIDLASTLVEFKSKAVLPQADDEQEEEVLEDPQEELVERLLEYKRFRDASSILDEMGEQWQQRYPRIADDLPPRQIDPGDQPIADLELWDLVSAFGRIMRESSGPPPTQVVYDDTPIHVYMQRIHEQLLKVDEVRFSDLFDLGAHKSAMIGIFLAILELARHYGVSTRQEAGGIDIVVTRGERFETELNVSEVDNYDASAVDETNLPIKKSS